In the genome of Phaeodactylum tricornutum CCAP 1055/1 chromosome 20, whole genome shotgun sequence, one region contains:
- a CDS encoding predicted protein codes for MSDFPHKVLDPIATTTVPPTYATLKVAQRQLSTNAAAIPTLNGGGAHGHMALTLTARAYADISDVPFDIPVAPPANPPVGTTQPQITEFNRIHQRNADVYNLYVAVNNALRQQLLDALPKIYVRALAHPIFEFSTVTCLDLLSHLWTKYGTIKPADLQKNFQSMYTPWNTAEPIETVFLQLDEAIAFSIDGNDPISEAAAVRAGYDVLAHSGLFPQDCKDWRKLPLVSHTLANFHQHFTLADEDRRLTATTGSLGYANLLAATPSLAPATVSDTLSLPFSALSVSQTSVSSPEMTYCWTHGTSKNRRHTSATLNSSVVPSPPSTHTSAIADTGCTGHYITVDCPHTHKHPANPSLAVRVPNGAVLRSSHIATLALPGFSPAACQAHIFPGLASHPLLSIGQLCDDGCTATFSATRLDIHRDATLLLSGARSPHTGLWHLDLAPAPSPATAHALVPHTPLADRIAFIHASLFSPALSTWCQALDLGHLATFPDLSSRQIRKHPPSSSAMIKGHLDQQRANLRSTKLPPVSPPTTTTPPVDHEPDRDPPDAPPVTRTHHVFAAHQRVTGQIYTDQPGRFLTPSSAGHNDMLVLYDYDSNAIHVELMKNKSGPEILAAYKRAHTLFTQRGLRPQLQRLDNEASAALQSFMTSEHVDFQLAPPHLHRRNAAERAIRTFKNHFIAGLCTTNPDFPLHLWDRLLPQALITLNLLRRSRINPKLSAHAQLHGAFDYNRTPLAPPGTRVLVHVKPSVRETWAPHAVEGWYLGPALHHYRCHRVWVTETRAERVADTLSWFPTRIPMPTASSTDRALAAARDLIHALQNPSPASPFAPLDATQHQALTQLANLFATVAAPAAAVPTSAPTPPVRPPAPAPPPSQVRFAVPLVTAEHAPALPRVPIPAAAPPRAVAAAKHAHNRQPQP; via the exons ATGAGCGACTTccctcacaaagtcctcgatccaatcgccaccaccaccgttCCGCCGACCTACGCCACTCTCAAAGTGGCCCAACGTCAACTCAGtaccaacgccgccgccatcccTACGCTCAATGGTGGTGGCGCCCACGGCCACATGGCCCTCACGCTTACCGCCCGCGCCTACGCCGACATCAGCGACGTCCCATTCGACATTCCCGTCGCCCCTCCGGCCAACCCTCCCGTCGGCACCACGCAACCGCAAATCACCGAGTTCAAccgcatccaccaacgcaATGCCGACGTCTACAACCTGTACGTCGCTGTCAATAATGCCCTCCGCCAGCAACTTCTCGACGCCCTCCCGAAGATTTACGTACGCGCCCTTGCACATCCCATTTTCGAATTCAGCACCGTTACCTGCCTCGACCTCCTTTCGCACCTCTGGACCAAATATGGTACCATTAAGCCTGCCGACCtccagaaaaatttccaaTCCATGTACACCCCATGGAACACTGCCGAACCCATCGAGACTGTTTTCTTACAGCTTGACGAAGCTATCGCGTTTTCCAtcgacggcaacgacccCATCTCCGAGGCCGCCGCCGTTCGTGCCGGCTACGACGTCCTAGCTCACTCCGGCCTCTTCCCTCAGGACTGCAAAGACTGGCGCAAATTACCCCTTGTTTCTCACACCCTTGCCAACTTCCATCAGCATTTCACTCTCGCCGACGAAGACCGGCGCCTCACCGCCACCACTGGATCCCTTGGCTACGCCAATCTTCTCGCGGCCACTCCCTCTCTGGCTCCAGCCACGGTTTCCGACACCCTTAGCCTTCCTTTCTCCGCGCTCTCTGTGTCCCAGACTTCCGTCTCCTCTCCAGAAATGACGTATTGCTGGACTCACGGAACCAGCAAGAACCGGCGCCACACAAGCGCCAC TCTTAATTCGtctgtagtcccctccccgcctagtaCACACACctccgccattgccgacactGGCTGCACCGGCCACTACATTACGGTCGACTGCCCTCACACCCACAAGCACCCAGCAAACCCCAGCCTCGCCGTCCGTGTCCCAAATGGCGCCGTCCTCCGCTCCAGCCACATTGCCACCCTGGCCCTGCCTGGTTTCTCCCCTGCCGCCTGCCAAGCCCACATTTTTCCTGGGCTCGCTTCCCATCCGCTCCTCTCCATTGGGCAACTGTGCGATGACGGCTGCACGGCCACCTTCTCTGCCACTCGCCTCGACATTCATCGCGACGCTACCCTGCTGCTCTCTGGGGCCCGCTCCCCCCACACTGGCCTTTGGCACCTTGATCTTGCCCCAGCTCCCTCTCCCGCGACGGCCCATGCCCTTGTTCCACACACACCCCTTGCCGACCGCATTGCTTTTATCCATGCCTCACTCTTCTCCCCGGCACTTTCCACGTGGTGCCAGGCACTTGACTTGGGCCATCTCGCCACCTTTCCGGACCTTTCATCCCGGCAAATCCGCAAGCATCCACCCAGCTCCTCTGCCATGATCAAGGGTCACCTCGACCAACAACGAGCTAACCTtcgctccaccaagcttccCCCGGTCAGTCCTCCTACCACAACGACACCTCCCGTCGACCACGAGCCTGACAGGGATCCTCCCGATGCCCCACCGGTCACACGCACGCACCACGTCTTCGCTGCGCACCAGCGTGTTACCGGCCAAATCTACACAGACCAACCGGGACGTTTCCTCACTCCGTCCAGTGCAGGCCACAACGACATGCTTGTGCTTTATGATTACGACAGCAACGCCATCCACgtcgaactcatgaagaacaagtccggcCCGGAGATACTGGCCGCCTACAAACGCGCTCATACCCTTTTCACCCAGCGTGGCCTCCGTCCCCAACTCCAGCGTCTGGACAATGAAGCCTCTGCAGCCCTCCAGTCCTTTATGACCTCAGAACACGTTGACTTTCAGCTGGCACCCCCCCATCtacaccgtcgtaatgcAGCCGAGCGGGCCATCCGCACCTTCAAGAACCACTTTATTGCTGGCCTCTGCACCActaacccggattttccATTACACCTTtgggaccgcctcctcccACAAGCCCTTATCACcctcaatcttcttcgtcgctcccgcatcaatcccaagCTGTCCGCACACGCCCAGCTTCATGGTGCTTTCGATTACAACCGCACCCCGCTTGCTCCTCCCGGTACTCGCGTCCTCGTCCATGTCAAGCCGTCCGTCCGCGAAACTTGGGCCCCCCATGCTGTCGAAGGTTGGTACCTCGGCCCCGCCCTGCACCATTACCGCTGCCACCGAGTCTGGGTCACGGAAACACGTGCCGAACGCGTTGCTGACACCCTTTCCTGGTTCCCGACCCGCATTCCCATGCCCaccgcttcgtccaccgaccgcgccctggccgccgcccgcGACCTGATCCATGCCCTCCAGAATCCCTCCCCTGCGTCTCCATTCGCCCCCCTCGACGCCACCCAGCATCAGGCACTCACCCAACTTGCCAATCTCTTTGCCACCGTGGCCGCCCCGGCCGCCGCCGTCCCTACATCCGCTCCCACGCCTCCGGTCCGTCCTCCTGCCCCAGCACCTCCCCCTTCTCAGGTCcgctttgccgttcctctcGTCACGGCCGAACATGCCCCtgcacttccgagggtgcccattCCGGCCGCCGCACctccgagg gccgtcgccgccgcaaagCACGCACACAACcggcaaccccaaccctag
- a CDS encoding predicted protein, which yields MSPTADFTISDFPHKVLDPIATDTTAPSYASLLLAQRQLSANASAIPSLNGGGAHGHMALTLTAEAYAELSDIPFVIPVAPPADPEPGTTQPQITENNRLHKRAVAIHSLYVAVNNALRRQILDAVPRVYVRDLEHPQFAYSHVSCRDLLDHLWRNFGTISASDLKNNIQSMYTPWNPADPIETIFHRLTDAIAYSTAGRDPITEAAAVRAGYDVLEHSGLFPRACETWRTALPATHTLANLRAVFKVADTDRKRTVTTGSLGYANVLATAPLVLPSLAPDSLSLPFSALLVSHSSAALSERTYCWTHGSSNNRRHTIPSPPSTHTSAIADTGCTGHYITINCPHTHRHPANPSLSVRVPNGSVLRSSHVATLDLPGFSPAACQAHIFPGLASHPLLSIGQLCDDGCTATFSATRLDIHRDATLLLSGARSPHTGLWHLDLTPPKPPATAHALVPTTPLADRIAFVHASLFSPALSTWCQALDSGHLATFPDLSSRQVRKYPPSSPAMIKGHLNQQRANLRSTKLSPVCSPLSTEPPAVAVPDLDPPDAHPVARTHHVFVAHQRVTGQIYTNQPGRFFTPSSAGHNDMLVLYDYDSNAIHVELMRNKSGPEILAAYQRAHTLFTQRGLRPQLQRLDNEASIALQAFMTLEQVDFQLAPPPPPICTVVMPPNGPYAPSRTTSLLASALITLNLLRRSRINPKLSAHAQPYGAFDYNRTPLAPPGTRVLVHVKPAVRETWAPHAVEGWYLGPALNHYRCHRVWITETRAKRVADTLSWFPTRIPMPALCPPTAPWPPPVTWSMPSRILPRRLRSPPSMPPSTRHSQILPPSLPLWPPQPTTSLHPLPCLRSVPLPQQLPLLRSVLPFLLSRPNMPRHFRGCPFRPQHFRGCPPWPPITLAPATQAVAAAKHAHNRQPQP from the exons ATGTCCCCGACCGCCGACTTCACCATTtccgactttcctcacaaagtcctcgatCCCATCGCCACCGACACCACCGCTCCCTCGTATGCGTCGCTTCTCCTGGCCCAACGCCAGCTCTCCGCCAACGCGTCCGCCATTCCCAGCCTTAACGGCGGCGGGGCCCATGGTCACATGGCCCTCACGCTCACTGCCGAAGCGTACGCCGAACTCTCCGACATCCCTTTTGTCATCCCCGTTGCTCCCCCTGCCGACCCTGAACCCGGCACCACGCAACCTCAAATAACGGAGAACAACCGACTCCACAAACGCGCTGTGGCCATCCACAGCCTCTACGTGGCGGTCAACAACGCCCTTCGTCGCCAGATCCTCGACGCTGTTCCTCGTGTCTACGTTCGCGACCTGGAACACCCCCAGTTTGCTTACAGCCACGTTTCCTGTCGCGACCTCCTCGACCATCTCTGGCGCAACTTTGGTACCATCTCCGCTTCGGACCTTAAGAACAACATTCAGTCCATGTACACCCCGTGGAACCCAGCTGACCCCATCGAGACCATTTTTCATCGCTTAACCGACGCCATCGCGTACTCGACGGCGGGACGTGACCCCATCACCGAGGCTGCCGCCGTTCGCGCCGGCTACGATGTTCTCGAGCACTCCGGCCTTTTTCCTCGTGCCTGTGAAACCTGGCGCACTGCCTTGCCGGCCACCCATACGCTTGCCAATCTGCGCGCCGTCTTTAAGGTCGCCGACACTGACCGCAAGCGTACGGTTACCACCGGCTCCCTAGGCTACGCCAACGTCCTTGCCACAGCTCCATTGGTTCTCCCGTCGCTTGCGCCCGACTCGCTCagccttcctttttcagcCCTCTTGGTGTCACACTCCTCTGCTGCCCTCTCTGAGCGAActtattgctggacccatgggtccagcaataacCGTCGGCACACTA tcccctccccgcctagtaCCCACACCTctgccattgccgacaccgGCTGCACAGGCCACTACATTACGATCAACTGCCCTCACACGCACCGGCACCCAGCCAACCCCAGCCTCTCCGTCCGTGTCCCGAATGGCTCTGTCCTCCGCTCCAGCCATGTTGCCACCCTGGACCTCCCTGGTTTCTCCCCTGCCGCCTGCCAAGCCCACATTTTTCCTGGGCTCGCTTCCCATCCGCTCCTCTCCATCGGTCAACTGTGCGATGACGGCTGTACGGCAACCTTCTCGGCCACTCGCCTTGACATTCATCGCGACGCCACCCTGCTGCTCTCTGGTGCCCGCTCCCCCCACACTGGCCTCTGGCACCTTGATCTTACCCCTCCCAAGCCCCCTGCTACAGCCCATGCTCTTGTTCCAACCACCCCCCTCGCCGACCGCATTGCTTTTGTTCACGCCTCGCTCTTCTCCCCGGCTCTCTCTACCTGGTGCCAGGCCCTCGACTCCGGCCATCTCGCGACTTTTCCAGACCTTTCCTCCCGCCAGGTCCGCAAGTACCCACCCAGCTCCCCCGCGATGATCAAAGGTCACCTCAACCAACAACGCGCAAACCTGCGCTCCACCAAGCTTTCCCCTGTCTGTTCCCCTCTCTCGACGGAACCCCCTGCCGTCGCTGTGCCCGACCTCGATCCTCCTGACGCCCACCCTGTTGCACGCACACACCACGTCTTCGTTGCCCACCAACGGGTCACCGGGCAGATCTACACCAACCAACCGGGCCGTTTCTTCACTCCCTCCAGTGCCGGACACAACGACATGCTTGTCCTTTACGATTACGATAGCAACGCCATCCATGTTGAACTCATGCGGAACAAGTCAGGACCCGAGATTCTTGCCGCCTACCAACGTGCTCACACCCTTTTTACCCAGCGCGGCCTGCGTCCCCAACTTCAGCGcctcgacaacgaagcctctaTAGCCCTCCAAGCCTTCATGACCTTAGAGCAGGTCGACTTTCAGCTCGcacccccccccccccccatcTGCACCGTCGTAATGCCGCCGAACGGGCCATACGCACCTTCAAGAACCACTTCATTGCTGGCCTCT GCCCTCATTACcctcaatcttcttcgtcgctcccgcatcaatcccaagTTGTCCGCCCACGCACAACCTTACGGTGCCTTTGACTACAACCGCACCCCGCTTGCTCCTCCCGGCACCCGCGTCTTAGTCCATGTCAAGCCCGCTGTTCGCGAAACCTGGGCCCCCCATGCTGTCGAAGGTTGGTATCTCGGCCCCGCTCTCAACCATTATCGCTGCCATCGCGTATGGATCACGGAAACACGTGCCAAACGTGTTGCTGACACCCTTTCCTGGTTCCCGACCCGCATTCCCATGCCCGCCCTTTGTCCACCGACCgcgccctggccgccgcccgtgaCCTGGTCCATGCCCTCCAGAATCCTTCCCCGGCGTCTCCGTTCGCCCCCCTCGATGCCACCCAGCACCAGGCACTCACAGATCTTGCCACCCTCTTTGCCACTGTGGCCGCCCCAGCCGACGACATCCCTGCACCCGCTCCCGTGCCTCCGGTCCGTCCCCCTGCCCCAGCAACTCCCCTTGCTCAGgtccgttttgccgttcctcttgtCACGGCCGAACATGCCCcggcacttccgagggtgcccattccggccccagcacttccgagggtgcccacccTGGCCACCTATCACTCTCGCACCGGCAACCCaggccgtcgccgccgcaaagCACGCACACAACcggcaaccccaaccctag
- a CDS encoding predicted protein — MPRGKRKATSKSRPVATTKRVKAPAPRRASRRATIAPRYADDTASSATEASQTSEGSHNEVVAERPLTSKRGTKQQKGVLPTKIHQTKGRNPKPERASRSVRSSRNNPDSTTDASSDGHNPGYRQVMRSPGDDTSSARSRPVSSPLRPVSMALALERRRAWQQETTPSDWRVTTAMDY; from the coding sequence ATGCCCCGAGGAAAGCGCAAAGCGACGTCCAAATCCCGGCCCGTcgcgacgacgaaacggGTCAAGGCACCCGCGCCCCGTCGGGCGTCCCGCCGTGCCACGATCGCGCCGCGGTACGCCGACGATACGGCGTCGTCCGCTACGGAGGCGTCGCAAACTTCCGAGGGCAGCCACAACGAGGTCGTTGCCGAACGTCCACTGACGAGTAAGCGTGgaacgaaacaacaaaaggGCGTTCTTCCTACCAAAATCCACCAGACAAAAGGCCGCAACCCGAAACCCGAACGTGCATCCCGGAGTGTCCGCTCGTCTCGGAATAACCCGGATTCCACTACCGACGCGTCGAGTGATGGCCACAATCCGGGATACCGCCAGGTCATGCGAAGCCCCGGCGACGATACATCGTCTGCGCGTAGTCGTCCCGTATCATCGCCGCTCCGCCCGGTCTCGATGGCATTGGCCCTGGAACGTCGTCGTGCCTGGCAGCAGGAAACAACACCTTCGGATTGGCGAGTCACCACTGCCATggactactga
- a CDS encoding predicted protein: MISKYFSTDDGTKLHYLEAGQRTQAQQEGQPPVETLIILPGWLQTARMFASQVTALSTSHHVIVLDLRGQGASARPQSGSYRAIRLAKDLLNLMDHLQVQKTHLLAVSLSSAIVWSFIELFGQERLQSLVLIESAAVYIKQSHWSKEDLRNYGGQQTMEEFRDMLTRMESSTDGEAYVRDCLQDRLSTKMNSEDFEALLQEVLQCRPVDGIGNKLALGLVAEDYRDLLPTVRVPTMCIGANHSPIPPESPSWTAAQMVDAKCDFLPGSSFFFYETPGALNVVVDEFLVTHREKQVRSSDSKDDDSRPTLKTASPKTRHHVRVSFGEGTSPPVPCKKVFVADTEVHIATPEEQKHLRQISLSEVNLVPDDWF, encoded by the coding sequence ATGATTTCCAAGTACTTTTCAACCGATGACGGGACCAAGTTGCACTACCTTGAAGCAGGTCAACGGACGCAAGCGCAACAAGAAGGGCAGCCGCCTGTGGAAACACTAATTATCTTACCGGGTTGGCTGCAGACTGCTCGAATGTTTGCATCGCAAGTTACGGCATTGTCAACGAGTCATCACGTGATTGTGCTGGACCTGCGTGGGCAAGGGGCTTCCGCCAGACCGCAGTCGGGATCCTACCGGGCAATACGTCTCGCCAAGGATCTGCTTAATTTGATGGATCACCTTCAGGTGCAAAAGACTCATCTCCTCGCCGTCTCGCTGAGCTCCGCCATTGTTTGGTCCTTCATTGAACTGTTTGGACAAGAGCGCTTGCAGTCGTTGGTCTTGATCGAGTCCGCAGCTGTCTACATTAAGCAGTCGCACTGGTCGAAGGAAGATCTCCGCAACTACGGAGGTCAGCAGACTATGGAAGAGTTCCGAGACATGCTGACTCGGATGGAATCCTCCACCGACGGCGAGGCCTACGTACGTGACTGCCTGCAAGACCGTCTTTCGACAAAGATGAAttcggaagactttgaagcGCTCTTGCAGGAAGTGCTCCAGTGTCGTCCAGTCGACGGGATTGGGAACAAGCTCGCGCTCGGTTTGGTTGCCGAAGACTACCGTGACTTGTTGCCTACCGTCAGGGTGCCCACGATGTGTATCGGTGCTAATCACAGTCCAATTCCTCCCGAATCACCCTCTTGGACGGCGGCCCAAATGGTGGACGCCAAGTGTGACTTTTTACCCGGATCCAGTTTTTTCTTCTACGAAACTCCCGGAGCTTTGAAcgtggtggtggacgaatTCTTAGTGACACACCGAGAGAAACAGGTCAGGTCCAGCGACAGCAAGGACGACGATAGCAGACCGACATTGAAAACGGCGTCACCCAAAACACGTCACCACGTCCGTGTCTCGTTTGGAGAAGGAACCAGTCCACCGGTACCGTGCAAGaaagtcttcgtcgccgACACGGAAGTTCACATCGCTACACCGGAAGAACAGAAGCATTTGCGACAAATTTCGCTGAGTGAAGTCAATCTAGTTCCGGACGACTGGTTTTAG
- a CDS encoding predicted protein: MRIRVRSFVVALLGAVTITTNAQQDYPQYDDYADADYGSPDNLYHDYAARQQGKVAEGGGGGIGMGKMVLGSAVSWMLGAKFHSGRVTKKLKAKFQKEQKQLYSQYYNDVYKLTEQNQELQYMVEQLKEALQSTESKHELEALQRDYDEFKQPDIDGDDRISRAEFNMYVKNYLSNYPGLSEKDYPKFEDFDHDGDGFVSFQEYAQQMALQAQQAELEQMYGGGNAASSQKAQALSDMYGSAKQGQNLKDKAYR; encoded by the exons ATGCGGATTCGGGTGCGATCGTTCGTCGTGGCGCTCCTCGGTGCCGTCACCATCACCACCAACGCGCAACAAGACTATCCCCAATACGATGACTACGCCGACGCCGATTATGGATCCCCCGATAATCTTTACCACGACTATGCCGCTCGGCAACAAGGCAAAGTTGCAGAAGGCGG TGGCGGCGGTATAGGCATGGGGAAAATGGTGCTGGGTTCCGCGGTATCCTGGATGCTGGGAGCCAAATTTCATTCGGGTCGGGTAACCAAAAAGTTAAAGGCCAAGTTtcaaaaagagcaaaaacAGCTTTACAGTCAGTACTACAACGACGTGTATAAACTTACTGAGCAAAACCAGGAACTCCAGTATATGGTGGAACAATTGAAGGAAGCGCTGCAATCGACCGAGAGCAAGCACGAACTGGAGGCCCTGCAACGCGATTACGACGAATTCAAGCAACCGGACATTGACGGCGACGACCGCATCAGTCGAGCAGAATTCAATATGTACGTCAAGAACTATCTCAGTAATTACCCCGGCTTGTCGGAAAAGGATTATCCCAAATTCGAAGATTTCGACCACGACGGGGACGGCTTTGTGTCCTTCCAGGAGTACGCGCAACAAATGGCCCTGCAAGCACAGCAAGCCGAACTAGAACAAATGTACGGTGGTGGCAACGCAGCTTCCTCGCAAAAGGCCCAGGCCCTCAGTGATATGTACGGCAGCGCCAAACAGGGACAGAATCTGAAAGACAAAGCCTACCGTTAA
- a CDS encoding predicted protein, which translates to MASQKDTWNGNLTSTSGHPCNETSERQSFNTSFESTRYRCYYDHELHRQAPPNSGGIRVSRDTRRKAAFRTRPPLPVRRVVESTAPSTRNELQATFERTISWKYGAAVSATVTLPRIYCITVPIHVDAFFSIELKPTTTMITGLSELTASQKDELVASLSYLLVGSAESDDGVTADKLQSVASTAGNTLSPALATLFASVVGKAKKGVDGYCTSPGGGGGGGAAAGGDAAAAVEAQPEEKEEEEEMDMGGGMDMFGGDEGEATTSVLDQFQLHQTFTHQGDTGVGLEKGVRALPHAEPLVYAIDEAVASFTGLATLPVPLLPPLCESRNPGTSFRHRVDDGWLGR; encoded by the exons ATGGCATCGCAAAAAGACACGTGGAACGGAAATTTGACATCAACGTCTGGACATCCTTGCAATGAGACATCGGAACGACAGTCTTTCAATACGTCGTTCGAATCTACCCGTTACCGCTGTTACTACGATCACGAACTTCACCGTCAAGCACCCCCCAACTCCGGGGGTATACGGGTTTCGCGAGACACACGGCGCAAGGCTGCCTTCCGGACCCGTCCGCCCTTGCCCGTCCGGAGGGTTGTCGAGTCCACGGCGCCCTCGACACGGAACGAATTGCA AGCCACGTTTGAAAGGACCATTAGCTGGAAGTACGGGGCTGCCGTTTCGGCTACGGTCACTTTACCACGCATATATTGCATAACTGTCCCGATCCACGTAG ACGCGTTCTTTTCTATCGAATTGAAACCAACCACAACTATGATTACCGGCTTATCCGAATTGACGGCATCCCAGAAGGACGAATTGGTGGCTTCCTTGTCGTACCTGCTGGTAGGCAGTGCGGAATCGGATGACGGTGTGACGGCTGACAAGCTCCAATCCGTAGCTTCCACTGCCGGCAACACACTGAGTCCGGCATTGGCGACCCTGTTCGCCTCGGTGGTCGGCAAGGCGAAGAAGGGTGTCGACGGATACTGCACTTCGCCCGGAGGTGGCGGCGGGGGCGGAGCGGCTGCAGGTGGTgacgccgccgcggcggtCGAAGCTCaaccggaagaaaaggaagaggaagaagaaatggatatGGGTGGCGGTATGGACATGTTCGGTGGTGACGAAGGAGAAG CGACCACGTCGGTACTAGATCAATTCCAATTGCACCAAACCTTCACCCACCAGGGAGATACTGGTGTGGGGTTGGAAAAAGGTGTTCGTGCCCTGCCACACGCCGAACCTTTGGTATACGCAATCGATGAGGCCGTTGCTTCCTTCACGGGTCTCGCAACTCTCCCTGTTCCCCTGCTTCCTCCTTTGTGTGAGAGCCGTAATCCTGGCACCTCGTTTCGTCATCGTGTTGACGATGGCTGGCTTGGTAGATAG